Sequence from the Paenibacillus tundrae genome:
TCTACCCTAGATATGTGGATGATCAACTGTATCTGTCACAAGGTGCTAATTCTGATCCAGAAGAACGTGCTCTTTATGCTGACAAGCTGCGTTCTTGGATCAATGAGAATTCGTAAAATTCAGGAGAATACATCAACATATCATTTAATGGGTATCCAGATTTGAGGTGGTTGATTAGGCCCGGGATAGACCTCGAATTCGGGAATACCAGTATGTTCATAAGGGTTGGAGGGGAACCATTCTGTGATGATCTGTTTCCACAGCGCCTGCATACTTGCCGGCATCGGTCCTTGCACTTCAAATACGCACCATTTGGAAGCGGGAATTAGAAGCGCCGATAATCCTTCGGGTACTTCTCCATCGTATGAGGTAGCAATCCAGTATTCCATTTGTTTCTCATGAATCTCGTTCTGATCCACACAGACACCAAGAATTCCTTGAATCAATCCGTTATTTAATTGAAACAAGCGATCCTCAGCTCCACTGTGATATGCATCTTGCCACATCGTAGAGATTCCAGACAGGTGTTCTCCGTTTATATACGAAAAGGATTGTTGGATTCCTACCACCGAAAATTCATCATGTTCTACCATTTTATAATTCATGGGTTCTGCTCCTTTTAAGCTAAGCTGAATAACCAAGCGGTTATACGCCTTGATTGAGATCTTATTTCGACGGGCTTCACTAGGGGGGAAGCCATGTTGTCTGCGAAAAGCTTTGGAAAATGACTCTGGCGTGTCATAACCGTACTTGAACGCTAAATCAATGATTTTGCCATCGCTTTGCAGAAGCTCATATGCTGCTAATGTTAATCGTCTCCGCCTAATATACTCTGCAATCGTAACATCAGCTAATAAGGAAAATGTACGTTGAAAATGAAAGAGAGACAGGTTGGTTTCAGCCGCAATTTGTTCAATGGTCATGTCCTCAAGCAGATGATCTTCAATATATTGAATAGCTGTTTGTAAGGGCTGAATCCATTTCATGTTGTGATCACTCCTTGATGCATATCATACAGGGTTGTTGCTTCAGCAGCCTGTCTTTTTCTGCTTTCATTTGTCCGTTTGTATGTATGGTTTCTTCAAAAAGAAAAGTTTAATGAAAATCGGAGAGGTTGTTACCCTGCTCATTATGCTTAAGAAAACTGCCAAAAACCTGCAATGGGATGTTCAATCTCCTTACCTGCTTTGGCGAAAATATATAGTGAACCAAAATAAAAAGGATAACTGCCATCCTCTTGAATCAATGTGCCGGGATAACCGTCTTCATCTACTTGGAAAAAGAATGAAAATGACTCTTCCTTAAGTTTGGCAAAATAATAGTCCTCATTTTGAATCAGTCTCGGGGTGCCTCCCACTTTGATTAAAAAGGGTCGATCCATTGATTCTTCATCATTAGTTAGTTGACCAGCTGAGATGATGTGTTTGATAAGATTTGAGTTAGCAAAGGTAGTATGCATGCTTTCTGCTGAAATGGGATGCTCAATCACCTTGACCGCGCAGTTTGGATAAATGTTGTTCTCCAAATGCCTATCACGATCTTCTGGGATAAAAATTGAAATCATGCTATCTGGTATAAAGGGATGCTTGAGACTTAGATAGAAAACATACTTTTGGTCGAGTTCGTGGATGAAGTCGGATTGATCGTCAAAAAAAACGGGCGCATTCCCGCCAATCCAGCCTGCTCCGTGTTCGCTCGTTGAATCCAAATCCGCGTAATAAAGGATACAATCTGATCTCTCGATTAAAATATTCTTTTTGTTCTCCATCATCCTGTTCAACTCCTCTCAAAAACTAACATGATCGTCACTGCTTTGACAAAAAGGTGTTCGCTGAATTGAATAGTGCTGGTTCAAATTCGTATAGTTCTTATTTTATTATAATGAACGCTCGCAAACGAAGCGACTTCTCTCGAATGAATTCAGAGAGAAGTCGCCGGTTAAGCTTTTTTATATTGTGCAGCAGGATTCTTCCCCGTCCATGTCTTGCTTCGCTTTATTGGATGTTACCGAATACACGATCACCGGGTTAAAAAAGAGGTTAAACCAGTTCATTCTAGTGACCTCAAATACGATTTGTTAGGCTGAAGACATTTTATTTGTTTGCGCTAAGTGACAACAAGTGCTTCAGATTATCATCGATAAATTGATTGTCGGCACTGTTGATGCCGCGACCGGCAAAGTGACCCCAGATGGACTGAATTGGCCTAAAGGTAGCATTAGGGATACGCGCGGCCTCATATTCATTATCGTCTGCTGTACAGAAGAGATCGGTGCTTCCCGGCATGATGCAGGCAAGGGCTTGTATACTCTTAAGCGCTTGTTCAAAATCTCCGTTATAGGAAGGGTTGGCACTAATATCTGCATGCTGACCTGTCCATAACATGGTTAGAACATTATGCGGGTCCATATTCATAAAGCTATTCTCCCAGACACCAGCTACAAAATCCTCCAATGTGTCAAATCCCATCTCACGATAAAGCTCTTCTCTATAAAATGCATGGGACAGTCCCCATCCTGCATAAACCCGACCAACAGCACGCATGTCTGTGGAGGTTAGTTGATTTAGTTTGCTTGAGTCGAAGCCAACGGCAGATAGCAGTGAAGATTTTACGCCTTCCAGTACCACATATGTGTGAGGCCAAGGTTTGGCGATGCCTCCGAAAGGTGCGATTCGTTCGACCATCTCTGGGTAACTTGCACCCCATTGAAATGCCTGAATGCCGCCCATGGACCACCCGACGACAAGAGCAACTTTTTGAATACCGAATTTCTCAGTTAGTAGCTGGTGCTGGAATTGAACGTTGTCATAAATGGTTACCTGTGGGAAGTTAGCCCGATCGAATGGAGGCGGCGTATTACTTGGAGACGAAGATAGCCCATTGCCCAGCAAATTGGGAACGATAATAAAATATTTCTCTGGATCGAGTGCCATCCCGCTGCCAATGAGCCATTCATTCTGAATATGCTGATCTCCAAAAGCCGTTGGATAAACAATAACATTATCCCTTTGTTCATTTAATTTTCCGTATGTTTTATAAGCAAGAAAGGCATTTGGTAACGTCACTCCTGATTGTAAAAGTACATCACCCGAATTAAAAATTTCATAGTCCATCATGGATTCGCTCCCTTCAAAATGAAGACCACATGTTCACTGTGATCTCTTGTGCTCAGTATAGAGTCGTGATACCCTCAATAAAAGTGAATAGAATTCAATGTAGTGTTCAATAAAATTGAAGGTGGAAGGAGAAGTATCGGATGGAATTGCGTCAACTGAATACGTTTTGCACGGTTGCAACAACTTTAAATTTCACGCGGGCAGCAGAAGTGCTGAGCTACGTTCCTTCCAATGTCACGATGCAAATTAAAGCATTGGAAGATGAGTTGGGTGTTCGTCTCTTTGATCGGTTGGGCAAGCAACTCGCGCTCACAACTGCGGGGAAACGATTTTTAACACACGCCCAAGGCGTTCTTGAGAAAATGGACGAAGCTCGAAGTGTTGTCCATGATAATGAAAAACTAAGTGGTACCCTAACGATAAGTGCGAATGAGGTTATTTGCTCCTATCGGCTTCCACCCGTTTTCCAAAGGTTTCGTTCGCAACATCCCGGCGTTCGTCTGATCTTTCGCTCTGTTCCGAATCAAGAGCTTAAGCAAACGTTATTCGAGGGGACGACAGATATCGTGTATATACTGGATGAACCAATTCGCTCGAAGGGACTGGTGGTTGAATCACTTGTGGAGGAAAATTTCCGTTTGTTAGCGGCTCCTGATCACCCTCTCGCTAAGCGACCTGTGCTGCAGTTGGAAGATTTTCATGAAGAAGTGTTCCTGACGAATGAAAAGGGTTGTCCATATCGAATGATGTTTGATCGTTCATTTGAGAAAGAAGGCATGGATAGCATCACATATCTGGAGTTTCAAAGTGCTGAAGCCATTAAACAATGCGCGATCTCAGGCATCGGTATCGGCTTTCTTCCTGAAGTCGTCGTGCAAGCGGAAGTGGAACGCGGAGAACTTGTTGTTCTCCCATGGCAAATTCCGAACCTACAGGTGCACACACAAATGTTGTGGCATAAGGACAAGTGGCTTTCACCGATCATGCTATCTTTTATTGAAGCAACAAGAGATGTTTTTCGTTCACAGATGAAGGAAGAAGAAGTATAGTCTCCTAGATTAAAAAAGAAGAAAATGTCGATTTTTAATGTAGATGCTCCGCTTGGTTATATTACAATTCACTTTTGTGCATATAGATTCCGATATACTATAATAGAAGTAAAATACTGGATAGTAGGAGGATGAAAAGTTCATGATTAGTATGAAACAGGCGCTTCGCGGAGCACTTGCTCTAGTTCTTGTATTCGGGGTGCTAGCACCAACACTAGTCTTTGCCGCTACAGGAGATGTCACTTCGATTGAGATCACGAATGAGAGCCCACGGAAAATGAGTGTATCTGAGACAGCTACGCTTCAGGTCATGGCCGTTATTGAAGGTTTTGATAATAAACAGGATGTGACAGCGGGGGTTACGTGGTCAACCAGTAATGCAGCCGTTGCAACCATTGCAAAGGGGAAAGTTAAGGCTGTATCAGCAGGCCAAGCAACGATCTTTGCCCAGCTTGATGGAGCAAAGGCCGAGCTTGTAGTTCAGGTTCAGGACAAGATTAAGAGCATCAAGGCTTCGCCTAACTCCTATAGTTTTGTCAAAGGTAGTGAAGGTACACTGCCGAAAGTAACGATTACCCGTGCAAATGGCAAGTCAGAAGACGTCACGTCGGAGATTGTATGGACAGTGTCCAGTTCGTCGGCTGTGTTGGAAGACGGGAAGATCAGAGGTATTACACCTGGTCGCGTATTATTACAAGGGAAGTACGGTTCAACAACGGTGAAAGTACCGGTTGCGATCACGGACGTGATTACGAAGATTGATGTAACACCGAAGGCATTACAGCTCAACATCAAGAAGTCGAAGGCATTGAAAGTAGTTGGTACATATGCGAATGGCAAAACGATCAATCTTTCGAAACAGGTGATCTGGACCTCTTCAAATAATAGTGTAGCTACAGTCAAAAATGGTACCGTTAAGACGTTGACTGAAGGACAAGCAACCTTGACAGGAACGTATCAAGATCAGACAATAACCGTAGAGGTTACTGTCGTACCTTTGCTCAAAAAGCTGATTACAGGGCAGAAGAAACTGGTGTTATCTCCGCAAGGAAGCACAACACTCAGCTTGATGGCTCAGTATGACACGGGCAAAATGACTGTTGTAACCAACAGTGCAGTATGGACCAGCAGTAAGCCTGGTGTAGCGACGGTTACAAACGGGAAGATTCAAGCGGTATCTAAGGGCAAGACCTCCATTGTAGCGAAATGGGGAAATAAAAAGGTGAGCATACCTGTTACGGTAAAATAATCTCAGAACTACAACACGAGTCTGTAATACGATATGTATCTGGTGACAACTCGCGCTATATATGTAATATTTATACAAAAGCAAAGAAGCAGGGAGCGTAGATTATACGCTCCTTTCTTGTAATCTTTATCAGAATTTCAAGGATCGGATGTGATCATTTGAAAGGCTCCATTATAAGTTCGGATTGGAATTGGAATGATGTGGCTTATCTTCGATATCTCCTGTTATCGATTCTCTCGGTACTGACTTTTCAGATGAGTGACAAGATGGAAGGGATGAAACATCGTGCCTATACCAAGTACCTTGAAGGGTATCGATTGAAGAGTAAGCAGATCCAATGAGAAGCAGACTTGTTTATTTCATCGCAACGATCATCACGATGGGGCTAGGTCTTGCTTCGCGTCATTATGGAGATCAGCTACCCAAGTGGGTGAGTGAACATGCAGGAGACGCACTGTGGGCAGGCATGATTTATTTTGGTGTACGCATGGTATGGCATAGGCGTAGTACAGCTTGGGCAGTGATGATTAGTTTGCTGTTCTGCTGGATGATCGAATTCTCACAATTGATTCAGACACCATGGCTAATGAACTACGTTCGACGTTGTTAGGCGCACTTATTCTGGGTCATGGTTTCCTCGTGGTTGATCTCCTTCGTTACGCTGTTGGAATTCTGTGTGTGTATATGTTGGATCGTTATTTCCCGAGCAATATCAATCGCATGTAAGATGGGAAGCGGGTTTTAGATATAGGTACCGATATAGGTACGGATAAGGAGATGCTGATGATGAATGTGGACAAGCTGTTTAGTGAATCCCCGGAGTTTGAGACAGAGCGATTGTTACTAAGACGTCTGACCATGAGTGATGTTGAGGAGTATTTCCAATTTGCTTCCGATCCACGTGTGAGTGAACAGAGCTTGTGGAATTGTCATGAGACGATGGAGGACTCAGTTCAATATATTCAACGCGTCTTGGACAACTATGAGCGTAAAACAGTTTATCTATGGGCTTTTGTCTGGAAAGAGACAGGTCAACTGATTGGCAGGGGCGGGATCTTTGATCTGAACGAGTCTATGCAGAGCGCTGAGTTAGGATATGCTATATCTAGTTTATATTGGAATCAGGGTGTTGCATCTGAAGCAATGCAGCCGATTGTACATTATTGTTTTGAAGAGCTTGACTGCAATCGTCTAGGTGGTAGATGCAATGCAGGTAATATAGGATCTGCGCGGGTGATGGAGAAGATAGGTATGTCATATGAAGGTATACTGCGTAAGCAATTGAAAATCAAAGGTGTCTTCACGGATCAGAAAATATACTCCCGAGTTCGGGATGATCTATAATATATGAATGACGGATCGAACTTGTAATGGTATAACATTGGTTTTGCATTGAACTTTACATATGAATTCAGGAGGTATAGCGATGATCTACAGTATCATATCCCGCTCCACTTGGGAGCAACTATCGGGGGAGAGCTTCTATGCTCCTGACAGCTTGAATACAGATGGTTTCATTCATTGTTCTACGAAAGAGCAGATTCCGTGGGTAGCTGGGCAATATTATGAAGGACGTACGGATCTGCTCCTGCTTGGTATCGATGAGAAAGTATTACAAGCAGAATTAGTTTATGAGGATTTGTATAACTTAAACGAACTTTTTCCACATATCTATGGTCAGCTTAATTTGGATGCCGTGCACAAGGTTCTCGATTTTAACCCAAATGAAGATGGATCATTTTCTTTTCCGGAATAGTGAGATAAGTGTTGATTTTAATCATGAAGGAATCTTAACAGGATGAGCTTCATCATCTGATCGCTATGTGGAAATTGAAATTATCATTCTCATATCAGGAAAGGTGTGATGTTATGGATCTCAATCCAAGCTTTCTGGAGACTGCCGAGAAACAATTTTTATATTATAAACAGCTTGGGGACAAAGCCATGGCGCAACTTGAGCCTGAACAATTATTTCAATCCTGGAATGAAGATACGAATAGTATAGCCGTGATTGTGAAGCACCTATGGGGCAATATGTTATCCCGCTGGACAGATGTGTTAACGACAGATGGAGAGAAGGCGTGGCGGGAACGTGATGCTGAATTTATCAACGATCTGTCTACGCGGGAGGAAGTGCTGGACAAATGGGAGGAAGGCTGGAGCTGTTTGCTGAGCGCCATTCGTTCATTCACACCCGATCAATTATCCCATATCATCTACATTCGTAATGAGGGTCATACCGTTATGGAGGCAATCACCCGCCAGCTAGCACATTATCCGTATCATGTTGGACAGATCGTATATGTCGCCAAAATGCTCAAAGAGACGTCATGGGATAGCTTATCCATTCCGCGAAATGGGTCTACCCTCTATAATGGCGAGAAATTCGCCAAGCCTAAGATGACAAAGCATTTTACAGACGAGGAACTTAAAAGGGAGGAACCCAAATGACACAATTAACTCTAATTCGGCATGGGAGTACAGCTTGGAATAAAGAGAAGCGATCACAGGGGCAGACGGACAACCCGCTGGATCAAGAAGGTAGAGAACAGGCGTTATTGCTTGCCGCAAGACTTAGCTCAGATTCATGGGACGCGATCTACGCCAGTGATCTGGAGCGCGCCAGCGAGACCGCTCGAATCATCGGTGATCGATTGGGGATCAAGGAGATTCACCTCGATCCACGTCTACGTGAAATGGGCGGAGGTCAGGTCGAAGGAACAACAGAAGAGGAACGGGTATCACGGTGGGGCGCAGATTGGAGCAGCATAGAGTTAGGAAGAGAAACAGCCGATGCGGGAACGTCACGTGGCATGGAGGTCATTGAAGAAATCTGCCGTAAGCATCCACATGATCGAGTACTTGTCGTTAGCCATGGAGCGATACTCCGTAACACGCTTAGAGGATTGCTGCCTGAACTTGATGTAAGTGTTAAGCTGTCCAATACTTCCGTTACCCGGGTCGAAAAGAAGGCAGAGGTTTGGGGTTGTGAGTTGTACAACTGCAGCGTGCACCTGAATCCTTCGGAAGGAACGCGATAGATGGAAGCTTCAGCGCTTAAAGAACAGTTGCTGCTCTTCCGAAGAGATGATACATTGCCGTCTGGCGTTGAGAACCCTTATGAAGTGGCAATGCATATGTTACGACATATTGGGAGCACGGATCCAGTTCTGCGGGACGAACTTATCTATGTTACGTTTGCAACATGGATTGCGCATGGTGTGTTCTGTGCTGCTCAGCTAAGGGAAATATTGTATATAGCAATAGATGATGAACATCTCTTCTATCGTCTGGGTGAACAGGGAACGGACAGTGTGTTCACAAGAACATTTTCGGTGTTGCTCATACCCCCTATT
This genomic interval carries:
- a CDS encoding AraC family transcriptional regulator, which gives rise to MKWIQPLQTAIQYIEDHLLEDMTIEQIAAETNLSLFHFQRTFSLLADVTIAEYIRRRRLTLAAYELLQSDGKIIDLAFKYGYDTPESFSKAFRRQHGFPPSEARRNKISIKAYNRLVIQLSLKGAEPMNYKMVEHDEFSVVGIQQSFSYINGEHLSGISTMWQDAYHSGAEDRLFQLNNGLIQGILGVCVDQNEIHEKQMEYWIATSYDGEVPEGLSALLIPASKWCVFEVQGPMPASMQALWKQIITEWFPSNPYEHTGIPEFEVYPGPNQPPQIWIPIK
- a CDS encoding alpha/beta fold hydrolase; this translates as MDYEIFNSGDVLLQSGVTLPNAFLAYKTYGKLNEQRDNVIVYPTAFGDQHIQNEWLIGSGMALDPEKYFIIVPNLLGNGLSSSPSNTPPPFDRANFPQVTIYDNVQFQHQLLTEKFGIQKVALVVGWSMGGIQAFQWGASYPEMVERIAPFGGIAKPWPHTYVVLEGVKSSLLSAVGFDSSKLNQLTSTDMRAVGRVYAGWGLSHAFYREELYREMGFDTLEDFVAGVWENSFMNMDPHNVLTMLWTGQHADISANPSYNGDFEQALKSIQALACIMPGSTDLFCTADDNEYEAARIPNATFRPIQSIWGHFAGRGINSADNQFIDDNLKHLLSLSANK
- a CDS encoding LysR family transcriptional regulator, encoding MELRQLNTFCTVATTLNFTRAAEVLSYVPSNVTMQIKALEDELGVRLFDRLGKQLALTTAGKRFLTHAQGVLEKMDEARSVVHDNEKLSGTLTISANEVICSYRLPPVFQRFRSQHPGVRLIFRSVPNQELKQTLFEGTTDIVYILDEPIRSKGLVVESLVEENFRLLAAPDHPLAKRPVLQLEDFHEEVFLTNEKGCPYRMMFDRSFEKEGMDSITYLEFQSAEAIKQCAISGIGIGFLPEVVVQAEVERGELVVLPWQIPNLQVHTQMLWHKDKWLSPIMLSFIEATRDVFRSQMKEEEV
- a CDS encoding Ig-like domain-containing protein, with the translated sequence MISMKQALRGALALVLVFGVLAPTLVFAATGDVTSIEITNESPRKMSVSETATLQVMAVIEGFDNKQDVTAGVTWSTSNAAVATIAKGKVKAVSAGQATIFAQLDGAKAELVVQVQDKIKSIKASPNSYSFVKGSEGTLPKVTITRANGKSEDVTSEIVWTVSSSSAVLEDGKIRGITPGRVLLQGKYGSTTVKVPVAITDVITKIDVTPKALQLNIKKSKALKVVGTYANGKTINLSKQVIWTSSNNSVATVKNGTVKTLTEGQATLTGTYQDQTITVEVTVVPLLKKLITGQKKLVLSPQGSTTLSLMAQYDTGKMTVVTNSAVWTSSKPGVATVTNGKIQAVSKGKTSIVAKWGNKKVSIPVTVK
- a CDS encoding GNAT family N-acetyltransferase, with the translated sequence MMNVDKLFSESPEFETERLLLRRLTMSDVEEYFQFASDPRVSEQSLWNCHETMEDSVQYIQRVLDNYERKTVYLWAFVWKETGQLIGRGGIFDLNESMQSAELGYAISSLYWNQGVASEAMQPIVHYCFEELDCNRLGGRCNAGNIGSARVMEKIGMSYEGILRKQLKIKGVFTDQKIYSRVRDDL
- a CDS encoding DUF952 domain-containing protein: MIYSIISRSTWEQLSGESFYAPDSLNTDGFIHCSTKEQIPWVAGQYYEGRTDLLLLGIDEKVLQAELVYEDLYNLNELFPHIYGQLNLDAVHKVLDFNPNEDGSFSFPE
- a CDS encoding DUF1572 family protein, whose amino-acid sequence is MDLNPSFLETAEKQFLYYKQLGDKAMAQLEPEQLFQSWNEDTNSIAVIVKHLWGNMLSRWTDVLTTDGEKAWRERDAEFINDLSTREEVLDKWEEGWSCLLSAIRSFTPDQLSHIIYIRNEGHTVMEAITRQLAHYPYHVGQIVYVAKMLKETSWDSLSIPRNGSTLYNGEKFAKPKMTKHFTDEELKREEPK
- a CDS encoding histidine phosphatase family protein, which gives rise to MTQLTLIRHGSTAWNKEKRSQGQTDNPLDQEGREQALLLAARLSSDSWDAIYASDLERASETARIIGDRLGIKEIHLDPRLREMGGGQVEGTTEEERVSRWGADWSSIELGRETADAGTSRGMEVIEEICRKHPHDRVLVVSHGAILRNTLRGLLPELDVSVKLSNTSVTRVEKKAEVWGCELYNCSVHLNPSEGTR